GAGAACTGATGGACGAAGGTGCTTTCCTCGCGTCCGGCGTCAAGGCCGCGGCCGACGAGGTGAAGAAACGCATCAGGACTGACCTCGGTCTGAAGTAGGACAGCCATGGACAGCTTACGGCTGTTCGTGTCTGTCCCGGTTGCCGGGTTTCGTGTGGCACAGGCACGCGAGTTCTGGGAAACCTATCCCATTCCCCCGCCGGCAACGGTCTACGGCATGTTGCTTTCACTCGTCGGCGAGCCAAACCGCCTCACTCATCAGGGCGCAGAGATAGCGGTCGCGTTGGTCTCTGCCCCGGAAAGGTCAACCGTGCTGCGCACGCTCTGGCGCGTGAAGGAGACTGAGTCCGGTCCGGGACAAGGCTCAAACAAGCGGCCGGACTTTCAAGAACTCCTGAGCGACGTACGGCTTTCGGTCTGGCTTCGCCGCGGCGAAGCAGAGCAAGCGCCGTCGAGCTTGTACGACCGCGTGACAGCAGCCATGCTCAGCCCCGGCGACGTGTCGCGCTCCGGCGGCCTGTCATTGGGCGAGAGCACACATCTAGTCAATGAGGTCAGACAGTGGCGTGACAGCGACCCGCCCGAAGGCAACCTCGTGCTGAACGACCCTCAGGGTGACCTCAGCCTGCCGGTCTGGCCCGACCACGTCGGTTCCATCGGCACCCGCTGGTGCCAGTTCCGGCTGAGCGACCGCACACCGTTGCCCGCCGAGCCGCCGACGGAGGCGTGGACCGCAATCCGCCCGCCTGCGTGAGCTACGGAGCTAGACGATTGCCTCTGATGCCGAAAGGCGTTGAGCACTACGGGAAGTATCGACTGTTCCCGGACAAGTCCTCAAATGACGAGCCCTCTGATGCCGAAAGGCGTTGAGCACCCGTGCCAGCCGCGTAGCATTGTAGCCGCTGTGGTGACGTGACGAACCCTCTGATGCCGAAAGGCGTTGAGCACAGAACGTGCCGTGCTCGATTCAATCGCGGGATTCGGGTGACGAACCCTCTGATGCCGAAAGGCGTTGAGCACAACCAAGACGGATCCAAGCTGGTCGCTTCCTACACGTGACGAACCCTCTGATGCCGAAAGGCGTTGAGCACCACACATCCGACGCAGAGTCATCGAGATGCAGGGCTGGTGACGAACCCTCTGATGCCGAAAGGCGTTGAGCACTTTAACGCAGTCGGCTGCGACATTACCTTGCAGCTGTGACGAATCCTCAGATGCCGCAAGGCGTTGAGCACGCCTCTGGCTTGTCGTCTGGACCGAGGAGAATGACGTGACGAACCCTCTGATGCCGAAAGGCGTTGAGCACGGGTGGAACGCCGCCGAGCGCCTGCTTGGCAAGACGTGATGAACCCTCTGATGCCGCAAGGCGTTGAGCACCTCGACGCCACCGAGACCACCTTCGACTTCCGTGGCGCGATGAACCCTCTGATGCCGAAAGGCGTTGAGCACCTGGCCGAGGTTTGGGACCCAATCCTTGAGCGCTAATGATGAACCCTCTGATGCCGAAAGGCGTTGAGCACTTCGGGCAACCGAGCTCCTCGTTGACCTTGTCACCGGTGACGAACCCTCTGATGCCGAAAGGCGTTGAGCACTCCAGGTAGGTCATGCGTTCGATGACTGCGGGGACCAGGATGAACCCTCTGATGCCGAAAGGCGTTGAGCACTTGATGATGTTATCGTCAGGGCTATCCTGACCGAAATGACGAAACCTCTGATGCCGAAAGGCGTTGCGGCAAATCGTGATACAATACGAGGCCCTGCCTGCTCAGCGAGTTGAGAAATGGTGAGGGATGAAGGCGGAGGGCGGAAGGCCGTCGTGCAGGTGGATTGGAGAAGCACAAGCCCCAATCTGTCCGCAAGGTGGTGCTGACGAAGTAGTACCGCGGCCGGGCGGGCGGAGATAGGACAGGGGCGCGATGGGGTGCGTTCCTGTTTCTTGACAGTGCCGGTTTTGGTAGTAGCCTAACAGAGGTTCCGGGGCGGTTCCCGGCAAAGTGGAACAGCCCCTGGAACTACGCAAGCTGACAAAGGAGTATGCGATGAAGAGGATGCTATTGGTCGCGCTGGCCGGTGCGGGGGCGCTCGCGGCGTTGGTCCTGATTCAGGGCTGCGGCGTATTGGGTGGACCGCCGACCGGGGTGGCAGTGAGTGCCGGCCCCGGTGACTCCGACAGCACCGTTGTGGTGTCGTGGACAACTCCGGCCGAAGGCGCACCCGACAAGTACATGGTGTGGTTCCGCCAGCTTACCGATTCGGGGTACTCGGTGGTCGGCGAGACAACCGCGACTTCCTACGCTCACAGCCCGCACGGCATGACCGGTCAATACAAGGTGACGGCCGTGTTCGGAAAAGACACGTACGAGGGGGCGGAGAAGCCGTCCACGGTGCCGATTTACAGCGCCGCGACTGTTCTGTACGAGATCAACAAGGACTCGAGTTACTGCGGCTTTGGCTGGACTCGTGACTCGGGCATCGGCCACGTGTACGCCATGACCGAGAGCGCGAATTGCGCGTCGGTTGACTTCTACATATCCGACCGGCAAACCGGGTACGGCGAGTCACTGCTCAAGGTTGTGAGCCCGAACGTTGACACCATCGACCCCGGGGCCGGGATCGTGCCCAAGGCCGGCTGGCGTTCGAACGGGTTCTCGAATCCGGTGATGGACCCGCAGAGCCCGCTGCCCGCTTATACGGCGCCGCCGAACGCCGACTACTTCATATACACGGTCATTACGACGCAGCCGTGCTACATCGGGTGCTACACGGCCGGTGATACTCTGAAGCACTATGCCCTGATACAGGTTGACAGCTTCAACGTTGCTTCGGGCAAGCTGTGGATGCAGTCGTGGTACCAGCTCGTCCCCGGACTGAGGTTGATCAGGCACTGAGGAGAAGGCCGCAGTCCGAAGACCGCGTGGCGGTATCGATGACGGCAAGGCCCGAAGCGCGAAGTCAGAGTGACGATTGAAGCCCCAATGGAGAAGAAGCCGGAAGCGGTCGTTCGCGCTTGCAGCAGTACTCGTCATTCGAGTTTCGGTACTCGAGGCTTACCG
This genomic interval from bacterium contains the following:
- the cas5 gene encoding type I-MYXAN CRISPR-associated protein Cas5/Cmx5/DevS, whose protein sequence is MDSLRLFVSVPVAGFRVAQAREFWETYPIPPPATVYGMLLSLVGEPNRLTHQGAEIAVALVSAPERSTVLRTLWRVKETESGPGQGSNKRPDFQELLSDVRLSVWLRRGEAEQAPSSLYDRVTAAMLSPGDVSRSGGLSLGESTHLVNEVRQWRDSDPPEGNLVLNDPQGDLSLPVWPDHVGSIGTRWCQFRLSDRTPLPAEPPTEAWTAIRPPA